A stretch of the Methanosphaera sp. genome encodes the following:
- a CDS encoding 4Fe-4S dicluster domain-containing protein: MSLGKVFIEGIYVNLKRIIFGSECRTDLQLREDALSGNVQPSPKVAKIECIGCGGCANVCPTKAIVMKPVEPVEIAEGIVKTAVPEIDEIECVHCYQCHDFCPIYGLFGVAATIHPNDVGNKCDKDVNSMLLDPADVSDKNMQVIAQYLTDDSIIQKNREMKEKAQQEAEETEAASEASANE, from the coding sequence ATGAGTTTAGGAAAAGTTTTTATTGAAGGAATCTATGTTAACCTCAAAAGAATTATCTTTGGAAGTGAATGTAGAACAGATTTACAACTACGTGAAGATGCACTTAGCGGTAATGTTCAACCATCACCAAAAGTTGCAAAAATAGAATGTATAGGTTGTGGAGGATGTGCAAATGTATGTCCTACAAAAGCTATAGTAATGAAACCAGTTGAACCTGTAGAAATTGCTGAAGGTATCGTAAAAACAGCTGTACCTGAAATTGATGAAATTGAATGTGTACACTGTTACCAATGTCACGACTTCTGTCCAATATACGGATTATTTGGTGTAGCAGCAACAATTCATCCAAACGATGTTGGAAACAAATGTGACAAAGATGTAAACAGTATGCTTTTAGATCCAGCTGACGTATCTGATAAAAATATGCAAGTTATTGCACAGTATTTGACTGATGATTCTATTATTCAGAAAAATAGAGAAATGAAAGAAAAAGCTCAACAAGAAGCTGAAGAAACAGAAGCTGCAAGTGAAGCTTCTGCAAATGAATAG
- a CDS encoding EhbH: protein MNSSVRKVAMAVALLAFSMIFLNSVFQFSYLIYPGINYIYQAVGVSIAPNLVTNIVFDFRGFDTLGEALILVSAVVTTMLVFGRGKVNLGGDDDE, encoded by the coding sequence ATGAATTCCTCAGTAAGAAAAGTAGCAATGGCAGTAGCATTACTTGCATTCTCCATGATTTTCTTAAACTCAGTATTCCAATTCAGTTATTTAATTTACCCTGGAATAAACTACATATACCAAGCAGTTGGAGTATCAATTGCACCAAACCTTGTAACTAACATCGTATTCGATTTCAGAGGATTCGATACACTTGGTGAAGCATTAATTCTTGTAAGTGCAGTAGTAACAACAATGCTTGTATTCGGAAGAGGAAAAGTAAACCTTGGAGGCGACGACGATGAGTGA
- a CDS encoding MnhB domain-containing protein: MSDLLKLVAYPTSFIMMAYGVMTILGGHITPGGGFQGGAMMASGAILCILTYGLKDNPFNLSHSRMSLVESCGALLYVVLGLCGLFTGGSFLYNLGTNLYGLVPASLQGIFNFPDALNAGIIPYLNIVVGLKVFIGLTTLVILFYGVTKFKEDYVDDEEIE, translated from the coding sequence ATGAGTGATCTTCTTAAATTAGTAGCATATCCAACATCATTCATAATGATGGCTTACGGAGTTATGACCATCCTCGGTGGACACATTACACCGGGTGGAGGTTTCCAGGGAGGAGCTATGATGGCTTCCGGAGCAATCTTATGTATATTAACATACGGATTAAAAGACAATCCATTTAACCTTTCACACTCCAGAATGTCTTTAGTAGAAAGCTGTGGAGCATTACTTTATGTAGTATTAGGTTTATGTGGATTATTCACTGGAGGATCATTCCTCTACAACTTAGGAACAAACCTATACGGACTTGTACCAGCATCATTACAAGGTATTTTTAACTTCCCTGATGCATTAAATGCAGGAATTATTCCATACCTTAACATTGTAGTTGGTTTAAAAGTATTTATAGGATTAACAACTTTAGTAATTCTCTTCTATGGTGTAACCAAATTTAAAGAAGATTACGTAGATGATGAGGAAATAGAGTAG
- a CDS encoding ferrous iron transport protein A, translating to MTKTVDNLKTGEKGVIKSYKATGTLAKHLKEMGIVSGTPIELKRKAPLGYPLEVRVQGFSLALRKEEAQSIELQ from the coding sequence ATGACAAAAACAGTGGATAATTTAAAAACTGGAGAAAAAGGAGTTATCAAAAGTTACAAAGCAACAGGAACACTTGCAAAACACCTAAAAGAAATGGGTATTGTATCAGGAACACCAATAGAACTTAAAAGAAAAGCACCACTAGGCTATCCATTAGAAGTCAGAGTTCAAGGTTTCTCACTTGCACTACGTAAAGAAGAAGCTCAATCAATAGAACTCCAATAA
- a CDS encoding 4Fe-4S binding protein gives MFLTTNNCDGSGNCVDACPTDAIKVVNGKAVSCITCGKCQRVCPNKAIFKNKLGGYVVDRTKCNTCGMCQKVCPVDVITIKDGKLMGLCSNCGVCVEPCKNNARMSKPARPVKMENELVNRVNIGTNHDDCIECGRCAYVCPTNSIKFSYIEPGVCTKCDICVDVCPRNAIGPIEEGGEYEIDMKKCAICYKCLIECPNDAIEASHLELKINHPEYDVENDTKMIACIECKLCADACPIDALDVVNKRIRYDVDRCTCLEDGDLETTPCVSACPQGVLQFVPESKITLEGICVECSICVKECKYNARKFGRTTWEGDIKANCIKCGLCMEVCPKDALTLENGQIKVNFDKCVLCEKCAMYCPVQAIPKTTPLRYKIADGYSMIKNNLCIGCELCVDACVFKAITKDEDGNLTINDDRCIYCGACKTACPARAIKIQRDFEATI, from the coding sequence ATGTTTTTAACAACAAATAATTGTGACGGCTCAGGAAATTGTGTAGATGCTTGCCCTACTGATGCAATTAAAGTAGTAAATGGTAAAGCTGTAAGTTGTATTACATGTGGTAAATGTCAAAGAGTTTGTCCAAACAAAGCAATCTTTAAAAATAAATTGGGCGGTTATGTAGTAGATAGGACAAAATGTAACACATGTGGAATGTGTCAAAAAGTTTGTCCAGTAGATGTTATCACAATAAAAGACGGAAAATTAATGGGATTATGTTCTAACTGTGGTGTTTGTGTAGAACCATGTAAGAATAATGCAAGAATGTCAAAACCAGCAAGACCAGTTAAAATGGAAAATGAACTTGTTAACAGAGTTAACATAGGAACAAACCATGATGACTGTATTGAATGTGGTAGATGTGCATATGTATGTCCTACAAATTCAATTAAATTCTCATACATAGAACCAGGTGTTTGTACAAAATGTGATATCTGTGTAGATGTATGTCCAAGAAATGCAATTGGACCAATTGAAGAAGGTGGAGAATACGAAATTGACATGAAAAAATGTGCAATTTGTTACAAATGTTTAATTGAATGTCCAAATGATGCTATTGAAGCAAGTCATTTAGAACTTAAAATAAACCACCCAGAATACGACGTTGAAAATGATACAAAAATGATTGCATGTATTGAATGTAAATTATGTGCAGATGCATGTCCAATCGATGCACTTGATGTAGTAAACAAAAGAATTAGATACGATGTTGACCGTTGTACCTGTCTTGAAGATGGAGACCTTGAAACAACACCATGTGTAAGTGCATGTCCACAAGGTGTACTTCAATTTGTTCCAGAATCAAAAATTACACTTGAAGGTATCTGTGTTGAATGTAGTATCTGTGTAAAAGAATGTAAATACAACGCTCGTAAATTCGGAAGAACAACATGGGAAGGAGACATTAAAGCTAACTGTATAAAATGTGGTCTTTGTATGGAAGTATGTCCAAAAGATGCACTTACACTTGAAAATGGCCAAATTAAAGTTAACTTTGATAAATGTGTACTTTGTGAAAAATGTGCAATGTACTGTCCTGTACAAGCAATACCAAAAACAACACCTCTCAGATACAAAATTGCAGATGGTTACTCAATGATCAAAAACAACCTCTGTATTGGCTGTGAATTATGTGTTGATGCATGTGTATTTAAAGCAATCACCAAAGATGAAGATGGAAACTTAACCATCAACGATGACAGATGTATTTACTGTGGTGCTTGTAAAACAGCATGTCCAGCTAGAGCAATTAAAATACAAAGAGATTTCGAGGCAACAATATGA
- the feoB gene encoding ferrous iron transport protein B: MEKIKFLLAGNPNVGKSSVFNNLTGLKQHVGNWPGKTVEQKSGTFELDNYEIEVIDLPGNYSLTPYSVEEKVSRDAIIHEENDAVINIIDAENIQRNLYLTLQIMETGANTVIGLNMLNYAEDAGLKINIKKLEKTLGVPIVVIDAREGKGLNELIRTAIKAARKPSDQAASLTYGFELDDHINEVKSLFPHLKVGSAPDSWTAVKLLEDDEEVIALAEKSADKDNLPKLRKIQEHVGEIVHQKLDEAFIEARYGQINSIMKEAVSRPAGEKKTLTDKIDSIVTNRILGIPIFLIVMYLVFYLTYTIGGPFQDLIDEAFGSLIEYLTPILGDGAFQTFILNGVIGGVGSVLTFIPIIFILFFLLSLIEDVGYLARAAFVIDRAMSKIMGLSGKSFIPMILGFGCDVTGIMATRTLSNESDRISTMLALPFISCSARVPIYALFTAVFFESYQTEVTFGLYILGMIVAIIVARLYKGTVFSDDEAPFIMELPPYRIPTLKSALLHMWERGSLFIKKAGTVILGTCILIWILSNLPLGVEEASANSIIGIIGSFIAPIFQPLGFGNWQAAVALVFGMLAKESVVSTFGTLFGVGEEGIGTMLPALFTPLTSLSFMVFTLLYVPCFACLGAIKEETNSWKWVAACIVTCCVVAYVAAFIVYQGGLLLGFT; encoded by the coding sequence ATGGAAAAAATAAAATTCTTACTAGCCGGTAACCCAAACGTAGGAAAGAGTTCTGTATTTAACAACCTTACAGGACTAAAACAACACGTAGGAAACTGGCCAGGAAAAACAGTAGAACAAAAGTCAGGAACATTCGAACTTGACAACTATGAAATAGAAGTAATAGATCTTCCTGGAAACTACAGTCTAACACCATATTCTGTAGAAGAAAAAGTATCAAGAGATGCTATAATCCATGAAGAAAACGACGCAGTAATAAACATTATAGATGCAGAAAACATTCAAAGAAACCTTTACTTAACATTACAGATCATGGAAACTGGAGCAAACACAGTAATTGGTCTTAACATGTTAAACTATGCAGAAGATGCAGGACTAAAAATAAACATTAAAAAACTAGAAAAAACTCTAGGAGTACCTATAGTAGTAATCGATGCAAGAGAAGGTAAAGGACTAAATGAACTTATAAGAACAGCAATTAAAGCTGCAAGAAAACCATCAGATCAAGCAGCATCACTTACATATGGTTTTGAATTAGATGATCATATAAACGAAGTAAAATCATTATTCCCACACCTAAAAGTAGGATCTGCACCAGATTCATGGACAGCAGTAAAACTTCTTGAAGATGATGAAGAAGTAATAGCACTTGCAGAAAAATCAGCAGATAAAGATAATCTTCCTAAACTAAGAAAGATTCAAGAACATGTTGGTGAAATTGTACATCAAAAACTTGATGAAGCTTTCATTGAAGCAAGATACGGTCAAATTAATTCAATAATGAAAGAAGCAGTTTCAAGACCAGCAGGTGAAAAGAAAACATTAACAGATAAAATTGACTCAATTGTAACAAACAGAATTCTTGGAATACCAATATTTTTAATTGTAATGTATCTAGTATTTTATCTAACATACACAATAGGAGGACCATTCCAAGACTTAATTGATGAAGCATTCGGTAGTTTAATTGAATATTTAACACCAATACTTGGTGATGGAGCATTCCAAACATTTATCCTAAATGGAGTAATTGGTGGAGTAGGTTCAGTACTTACATTCATACCTATTATATTCATACTGTTCTTCTTGTTAAGTTTAATAGAAGATGTAGGATATCTAGCAAGAGCAGCATTTGTAATTGACCGTGCAATGAGTAAAATAATGGGCCTATCTGGTAAATCATTCATCCCAATGATCTTAGGATTTGGATGTGATGTAACAGGTATTATGGCAACAAGAACATTATCTAATGAAAGTGACAGAATTTCAACAATGCTTGCATTACCATTCATATCATGTAGTGCAAGAGTACCTATATATGCACTTTTCACAGCAGTATTCTTTGAAAGCTATCAAACAGAAGTAACATTTGGATTATACATACTTGGTATGATTGTAGCAATTATAGTTGCAAGATTATACAAAGGAACAGTATTTTCAGATGATGAAGCACCATTTATCATGGAACTACCTCCATATAGAATTCCAACACTTAAAAGTGCACTACTTCACATGTGGGAAAGAGGATCACTCTTTATTAAAAAAGCAGGTACAGTAATTTTAGGAACCTGTATCCTTATATGGATATTAAGTAACCTACCACTTGGTGTTGAAGAAGCATCAGCTAACAGTATTATTGGAATTATTGGAAGCTTCATAGCACCTATCTTCCAACCACTAGGATTTGGAAACTGGCAAGCAGCTGTAGCATTAGTATTTGGTATGCTTGCAAAAGAAAGTGTAGTATCAACATTTGGTACACTCTTCGGAGTAGGTGAAGAAGGAATAGGAACAATGTTACCTGCCTTATTTACACCACTAACATCGTTATCATTCATGGTATTTACACTCTTATATGTACCATGTTTTGCATGTTTAGGAGCAATAAAAGAAGAAACAAACTCATGGAAATGGGTAGCAGCCTGTATTGTAACATGTTGTGTTGTAGCATATGTAGCAGCATTCATAGTATACCAAGGAGGACTACTACTAGGATTTACCTAA
- the ehbF gene encoding energy conserving hydrogenase EhbF: MDGTIFIPLLVIIPIICAILVNLIHGSQKSSKLIAYIGAICLALVPLVATYGYHYFGGHLPLLLSNITLPAAASSIISGSVLQIFHPAITYIFGPGQQVVLFILGIVAMCAVVVSIAETRKTSGVYLYLLFMLTAALMAFILTDDIFNLYVFFEIAALVQVGLILVSRVKGNYETGLKYMLLGEVGGSFMLLGIALILGLTGNVNITDIVTMIHSGAVNPTNPVLLFAAGMLFYGWLYATGLPPFNAIKSEIYSKGLSSGSMVLQAFSVIGCISIGLVIMRIFGYLPTMKMAILAVSVIAMILGICMAMTQDDFKRVIAYLAVGELGYIGVGIGLGTAYSMTAGLFQATNELVVTSMLFAAFGLVLYKTKTSKISNLGGLIEDMPAAALLTVLAGFIMAGIPPFSVFQSKYMLCQAAMAQGIPELAIIMIILSIVTFLAFLKITYMVFLRPKPAELKVSKSKIPKVTMAVLVLFLVISLVVGLFPGLVVDKLGLMALATLIL, from the coding sequence ATGGATGGAACTATATTTATACCACTACTCGTTATTATACCAATCATTTGTGCAATCCTTGTAAACTTAATACATGGAAGTCAAAAATCAAGTAAACTTATAGCATACATTGGAGCAATTTGTCTTGCTTTAGTACCTTTAGTGGCAACATACGGATACCACTACTTCGGTGGACACCTACCACTATTATTATCAAACATAACACTACCTGCAGCAGCAAGTAGCATAATTTCTGGTTCAGTATTACAAATTTTCCACCCAGCAATTACATACATATTTGGTCCTGGACAACAAGTAGTACTTTTCATACTCGGAATTGTAGCTATGTGTGCAGTAGTTGTATCAATCGCAGAAACAAGAAAAACATCAGGAGTATACTTATACTTACTATTCATGCTCACAGCAGCATTAATGGCATTCATCTTAACAGATGATATATTCAACTTATACGTATTCTTCGAAATCGCAGCACTTGTACAAGTAGGTTTAATACTTGTATCAAGAGTAAAAGGAAATTATGAAACTGGTTTAAAATACATGTTACTCGGAGAAGTAGGTGGATCCTTCATGCTTTTAGGTATCGCACTTATACTCGGATTAACTGGTAACGTAAACATAACAGATATTGTAACAATGATACACTCAGGTGCAGTTAACCCAACAAACCCTGTATTATTATTCGCAGCTGGTATGTTATTCTATGGATGGTTATATGCAACAGGATTACCTCCATTTAACGCAATTAAATCAGAAATTTACAGTAAAGGTTTATCAAGTGGATCAATGGTATTACAAGCATTCTCTGTAATTGGATGTATATCAATTGGTCTTGTAATTATGAGAATATTTGGATACTTACCAACAATGAAAATGGCTATTCTTGCAGTATCAGTTATTGCAATGATCTTAGGTATTTGTATGGCTATGACACAAGATGATTTCAAACGTGTTATTGCATACTTAGCTGTTGGTGAATTAGGTTACATTGGAGTAGGTATCGGACTCGGTACAGCTTACAGTATGACCGCAGGATTATTCCAAGCAACAAACGAATTAGTAGTAACATCAATGTTATTTGCAGCATTTGGACTTGTATTATACAAAACCAAAACAAGCAAAATCAGCAATCTTGGTGGATTAATTGAAGATATGCCAGCAGCAGCATTATTAACAGTGCTTGCAGGATTTATCATGGCAGGAATTCCTCCATTCAGCGTATTCCAAAGTAAATACATGCTTTGTCAAGCAGCAATGGCACAAGGAATCCCAGAACTTGCAATAATCATGATTATTTTAAGTATTGTAACATTCTTAGCATTCTTAAAAATCACATACATGGTATTCTTAAGACCTAAACCAGCTGAATTAAAAGTATCAAAATCTAAAATACCAAAAGTTACAATGGCAGTTTTAGTATTATTCCTTGTAATCAGCTTAGTAGTAGGTTTATTCCCAGGATTAGTAGTAGACAAATTAGGACTTATGGCTCTAGCTACCCTAATCTTATAA
- a CDS encoding NADH-quinone oxidoreductase subunit H yields MNMLTSIGYVIGAFIIASIVCLWLPGIEKKTEARVQQRLGPQVSSPGFYTTLKFLFKQVLKPNAILPKVYNMLPLITLLVVAVLFIIIVPQVMAAWGPFASLVAVVGLLKLEEVLYVFMSSFSRSFLSKTMPFPDQIKGGKHLGATQSYFEELSANRALKLISYGSLPFYIALFIPAIMSGSINLLDIVAVQQATGPFLFSVPGILGTIVFFIGFLIILNSNPFAFLEGHSDVIQGPLLEYMAKYRAFYVMAHALLIFVGGCLYSTLFLGMPPVFSITMIVPIICAIILTMAAAVVSALSPLFTNNEFYPTVIATSIIAVLAVILAFLL; encoded by the coding sequence ATGAATATGTTAACATCAATAGGTTATGTTATAGGTGCTTTTATTATTGCAAGTATCGTATGTTTATGGTTACCAGGTATTGAAAAGAAAACAGAAGCAAGAGTACAACAAAGACTTGGACCTCAAGTATCAAGTCCAGGATTTTACACAACTTTAAAATTCTTATTCAAACAGGTACTTAAACCTAATGCAATACTTCCAAAAGTATACAACATGCTTCCACTAATTACATTATTAGTTGTAGCTGTATTATTTATCATAATTGTACCTCAAGTAATGGCTGCATGGGGACCATTTGCTAGTCTTGTAGCAGTTGTAGGATTATTAAAATTAGAAGAAGTATTATATGTGTTCATGAGTTCATTTTCACGTTCATTCTTATCCAAAACAATGCCGTTCCCGGATCAGATTAAAGGTGGAAAACACTTAGGTGCTACACAATCATACTTCGAAGAATTAAGTGCAAACAGAGCTTTAAAACTTATATCATACGGTAGTTTACCGTTTTATATAGCTTTATTCATACCTGCAATAATGTCTGGTAGTATCAACTTACTTGATATTGTAGCAGTACAACAAGCAACAGGTCCATTCTTATTTAGTGTTCCTGGTATTTTAGGTACTATTGTATTCTTCATAGGATTTTTAATTATATTAAATTCAAATCCTTTTGCATTCCTTGAAGGACACTCAGATGTAATTCAAGGTCCACTTCTTGAATACATGGCTAAATACAGAGCATTTTATGTAATGGCTCATGCTTTATTAATATTTGTTGGTGGATGTCTCTACTCAACATTATTCTTAGGTATGCCACCTGTATTCAGTATTACAATGATTGTACCAATTATTTGTGCAATTATATTAACAATGGCTGCAGCTGTAGTAAGTGCACTTTCACCATTATTTACCAATAATGAGTTCTACCCTACAGTTATCGCAACATCAATAATAGCTGTATTAGCAGTAATACTTGCTTTCTTACTTTAA
- a CDS encoding energy-converting hydrogenase B subunit J: MVVEQFLPSVAPNLFGAVYIGPTVCAFIMGLVFGAMMHKTPTKGIHLTTSSWIAIIISAIIVAYWLGTFPYYGGLPLGPGFVMAVIGAIIGRAILGTKYEA; encoded by the coding sequence ATGGTAGTAGAACAATTTTTACCATCAGTAGCTCCTAACTTATTTGGAGCAGTATATATTGGACCTACAGTATGTGCATTCATAATGGGTCTAGTATTTGGTGCAATGATGCATAAAACACCAACAAAAGGTATTCACCTCACAACTTCATCATGGATCGCAATTATAATATCAGCTATTATAGTAGCATACTGGTTAGGTACATTCCCATACTACGGTGGATTACCACTCGGACCAGGATTTGTAATGGCAGTAATTGGTGCAATAATAGGAAGAGCTATACTAGGAACTAAATATGAGGCTTAA
- a CDS encoding cation:proton antiporter subunit C yields the protein MAFSSIQLGALITGALLMIIGTVALVYLDNVLKKIIGAAFIGDGVNLLLVSLGYKANGISYIFLQNMTVDNFLGNAAYPLPFALVLTSIVIGASTLAVMLALTIVLYKRHGTLDASALLNDKKLGEDKE from the coding sequence ATGGCATTTAGTTCAATACAACTAGGAGCTTTAATTACCGGTGCTCTTTTAATGATTATTGGTACAGTAGCTTTAGTTTACTTAGATAATGTTCTTAAAAAAATTATTGGAGCAGCATTTATTGGTGATGGAGTAAACCTATTATTAGTTTCATTAGGTTACAAAGCTAACGGAATTAGTTACATATTCTTACAGAATATGACAGTTGACAATTTCCTCGGAAATGCAGCATACCCACTACCATTTGCACTTGTACTTACAAGTATCGTAATTGGAGCAAGTACACTAGCTGTAATGTTAGCTCTTACAATAGTATTATACAAAAGACATGGAACACTCGATGCATCCGCTCTTTTAAATGATAAAAAACTAGGAGAGGATAAAGAATGA
- a CDS encoding NADH-quinone oxidoreductase subunit B family protein gives MGIKSQSRKKSIHIMLVYTGGCNGCDIEIVNTVLSPKFDIEQYNVYLTWNPREADVLVVSGPVTYWTKEPLLKIYDAIPNPKLVVAVGACALTGGVYKNIHGEIPSEEIEGPVDNVIPVDAKVPGCAVRPEDVVAGVVSVIPILLQKEDK, from the coding sequence ATGGGAATTAAATCACAATCTCGTAAAAAGTCAATACATATCATGCTAGTATATACTGGTGGATGTAACGGTTGCGATATAGAAATAGTAAACACAGTTTTATCTCCTAAATTCGATATTGAACAGTACAATGTTTATTTAACATGGAACCCAAGAGAAGCTGATGTTTTAGTTGTATCAGGTCCTGTAACATACTGGACAAAAGAACCACTACTTAAAATTTATGATGCAATACCAAATCCTAAATTAGTAGTAGCAGTAGGAGCATGTGCTTTAACTGGTGGAGTTTACAAAAACATCCATGGTGAAATTCCATCTGAAGAAATTGAAGGACCAGTAGATAACGTTATTCCAGTAGATGCTAAAGTACCAGGATGTGCTGTAAGACCAGAAGACGTTGTAGCAGGAGTAGTATCAGTAATACCTATACTACTACAGAAAGAGGATAAATAA
- the ehbP gene encoding energy-converting hydrogenase B subunit EhbP, whose product MKIVLRAHHIISLAGYIVELRTSFRNLIVVNHEDEPIKLEVPVLNDEWIEEHEALGLEVIPVNDDDDFLVKYEIAKHKLDQERKVLKEE is encoded by the coding sequence ATGAAAATTGTATTAAGAGCACATCATATTATTAGTTTAGCAGGTTATATTGTTGAGCTTAGAACTTCATTTAGAAACTTAATTGTTGTAAATCATGAAGATGAACCAATTAAATTAGAAGTTCCTGTTCTTAATGATGAATGGATCGAAGAACATGAAGCTTTAGGATTAGAAGTTATCCCAGTTAATGATGATGACGATTTCCTTGTAAAATATGAAATAGCTAAACATAAATTAGATCAAGAAAGAAAAGTTTTAAAAGAAGAATAA
- a CDS encoding nickel-dependent hydrogenase large subunit: MVTKIDGATTCNETERQVFETELDMGTVHPAALEPYRVRLFVEDEIVKDAEITVGLNHRGIERIMEGLPVEKANALAEKVCGICSNGHIYQSCRVGEGAIGIDIPERAVYLRVLAEELERLHSHMLYLGHGSEVLCHETFAMRIFYIRESVMDLLYMMGGNRVQYGISVLGGVRPRADLNLKEQQRVLDTMDYIDEKVAAFAERFIADPMVMSRITGTGELSQKQALDLHVSGPSLRATGYEHDYRTEMFEYEPFEFDIITQDGGDVRANILMRATEIFESTKIIRQVIKNLPKGPIVNRDWEMVDSPVYKSYIEVPRGVCYHSYGLEDGKVRHSIIRTPSMSNIAAMQEACIGHPIQDAQLAIVSCDPCFTCTDRAIQVIKL; this comes from the coding sequence ATGGTTACAAAAATAGATGGAGCAACTACTTGTAACGAAACAGAAAGACAAGTATTTGAAACAGAATTAGATATGGGTACAGTTCATCCAGCTGCACTTGAACCTTACAGAGTAAGACTATTTGTTGAAGACGAAATAGTTAAAGATGCAGAAATCACTGTAGGTTTAAACCACAGAGGTATCGAAAGAATCATGGAAGGACTACCTGTAGAAAAAGCTAACGCATTAGCTGAAAAAGTATGTGGTATTTGTTCAAACGGACACATATACCAATCATGTCGTGTTGGTGAAGGTGCAATAGGTATCGATATACCAGAAAGAGCTGTATACTTACGTGTTCTTGCAGAAGAACTTGAAAGATTACACAGTCACATGTTATACTTAGGTCACGGATCTGAAGTATTATGTCATGAAACCTTTGCTATGAGAATCTTCTACATCAGGGAATCTGTAATGGATTTATTATACATGATGGGAGGAAACAGAGTACAGTACGGAATTTCTGTACTTGGTGGTGTAAGACCAAGAGCTGACTTAAATCTTAAAGAACAACAAAGAGTACTTGACACAATGGATTACATTGATGAAAAAGTAGCTGCATTTGCTGAAAGATTTATTGCTGATCCTATGGTAATGAGCCGTATCACAGGTACTGGTGAATTATCACAGAAACAAGCACTTGATTTACACGTATCAGGACCTTCTCTAAGAGCAACAGGATATGAACACGATTACAGAACAGAAATGTTTGAATACGAACCATTTGAATTTGATATTATCACTCAAGATGGTGGAGATGTAAGAGCAAACATTCTTATGAGAGCAACTGAGATTTTTGAATCTACAAAAATCATTAGACAAGTTATTAAAAACTTACCTAAAGGACCTATCGTAAATCGTGACTGGGAAATGGTTGACTCTCCAGTATATAAAAGCTACATAGAAGTACCTCGTGGAGTATGTTACCACTCATATGGTCTTGAAGATGGAAAAGTAAGACACAGTATTATCAGAACACCTTCAATGTCAAACATTGCTGCAATGCAAGAAGCATGTATTGGTCACCCAATTCAGGATGCACAACTTGCTATTGTATCATGTGACCCATGTTTCACCTGTACTGATAGAGCTATACAAGTAATTAAATTATAG
- a CDS encoding energy-converting hydrogenase B subunit G, EhbG, whose amino-acid sequence MNMYEKLVETLKSTFGLDPAEETLIPGVQTSSIVAAELLLMASILIAVSTVRLVSPALMIVLEVALMIAYVYVSPIMPKLYKEHNDSLNNMMFYAIIALAIVAIVFNMGVSLI is encoded by the coding sequence ATGAATATGTACGAAAAACTTGTAGAAACCTTAAAAAGTACATTTGGGTTAGATCCTGCTGAAGAAACTTTAATTCCAGGAGTACAAACTTCATCAATCGTAGCTGCAGAATTATTATTAATGGCATCAATTCTTATTGCTGTATCAACAGTAAGACTTGTAAGCCCAGCATTAATGATTGTACTAGAAGTTGCATTAATGATTGCATACGTATATGTATCACCAATTATGCCTAAATTGTACAAAGAACACAATGATAGCTTAAACAACATGATGTTTTATGCTATTATCGCATTAGCAATTGTAGCAATAGTATTCAATATGGGGGTTAGTTTAATATGA